A genomic window from Vitis riparia cultivar Riparia Gloire de Montpellier isolate 1030 chromosome 18, EGFV_Vit.rip_1.0, whole genome shotgun sequence includes:
- the LOC117907448 gene encoding serine/threonine-protein kinase PEPKR2, with translation MALMRKRKGSETDTCLNQSGVLSSYPRNSGSDLSVVRSHFSLEDYARLRKKCKEDVGKVEPVGSCKSRLTGAATVPPCGISSLVPSGRGLKRKIGCIDVATQMGRKNKIENDYALGETIGQGKFGSVWLCRSRISGVEFACKTLKKGEETVHREVEIMQHLSGHPGIVTLRAVYEDPECFHLVMELCSGGRLVDQMVEEGQYSEHRAANILRELILVIKYCHDMGVVHRDIKPENILLTAAGKLKLADFGLAMRVAKGQSLSGLAGSPAYVAPEVLLGNYSEKVDIWSAGVLLHALLVGMLPFRGDSLQAVFEAIKNVKLDFHTGIWESISKPARDLIERMLTRDVSARITAEEVLRHPWILFFTERTLNTLSIKSKVKSQQVASELSDRRRIRGGPLGDALGPVSFSGSSSCKSEDQDDAGLVDALAVAISHVRISKPKRSRLCEPACPVQQQCSSNMKANNLCKAF, from the exons ATGGCGTTGATGAGGAAGAGAAAAGGAAGTGAAACTGATACATGTTTGAATCAATCTGGGGTTTTGTCATCATATCCTCGCAATTCTGGATCGGATTTGTCAGTTGTTAGGTCCCATTTTTCATTGGAAGATTATGCAAGGTTGAGGAAGAAGTGCAAAGAAGATGTGGGTAAAGTTGAACCTGTTGGTTCGTGTAAAAGTCGACTCACTGGTGCTGCCACCGTGCCTCCATGTGGGATCTCGTCATTGGTTCCATCTGGAAGAGGTCTTAAGAGGAAGATAGGGTGCATTGATGTGGCTACGCAAATGGGTAGGAAGAACAAAATTGAGAATGACTATGCTTTGGGTGAAACAATTGGTCAGGGTAAATTCGGGTCAGTTTGGTTGTGCAGGAGTAGGATTAGTGGAGTTGAATTTGCATGTAAGACCCTGAAGAAGGGAGAGGAAACGGTTCATCGGGAAGTAGAAATAATGCAGCATTTATCTGGCCATCCCGGTATTGTGACATTGCGGGCAGTGTACGAGGATCCTGAATGCTTTCATCTTGTGATGGAATTGTGCTCTGGGGGGCGATTGGTGGATCAGATGGTAGAAGAAGGGCAGTATTCAGAGCACCGGGCTGCTAATATATTAAGGGAATTGATCTTGGTGATCAAGTATTGTCATGATATGGGGGTTGTACACAGAGACATAAAGCCCGAGAATATTCTTCTTACAGCTGCAGGAAAGTTGAAACTTGCTGATTTTGGCTTAGCCATGAGGGTCGCAAAGG GTCAAAGCTTGTCTGGTTTGGCTGGAAGTCCTGCATATGTTGCTCCAGAAGTTTTATTAGGGAATTATTCAGAGAAAGTTGATATCTGGAGTGCTGGTGTCCTCCTACATGCTCTCTTGGTTGGTATGCTCCCTTTCCGAGGTGATTCATTACAAGCGGTCTTTGAGGCCATCAAGAATGTGAAGCTTGATTTCCACACGGGAATATGGGAGTCAATATCTAAACCTGCACGGGATCTGATTGAGCGAATGCTGACAAGGGATGTTTCTGCAAGGATAACAGCAGAAGAAGTACTAA GACATCCATGGATTTTGTTCTTCACTGAGCGTACATTAAATACACTGTCCATCAAGTCCAAAGTGAAGAGCCAACAGGTTGCATCTGAGCTGTCAGATAGACGTAGGATACGAGGTGGCCCTTTAGGTGATGCTTTGGGTCCAGTTTCTTTTTCTGGAAGTTCAAGTTGTAAGTCAGAAGACCAGGATGACGCTGGCTTAGTTGATGCCCTGGCAGTGGCAATTTCACATGTGAGGATCTCCAAACCAAAGAGGAGCAGACTGTGTGAGCCAGCCTGCCCAGTACAGCAGCAGTGTTCTTCTAACATGAAGGCTAACAATCTATGTAAAGCATTTTGA